A genome region from Triticum aestivum cultivar Chinese Spring chromosome 2B, IWGSC CS RefSeq v2.1, whole genome shotgun sequence includes the following:
- the LOC123044140 gene encoding mitochondrial import inner membrane translocase subunit TIM44-2 produces the protein MATSTLLRALRRPSSVAALRLATTANVQAVTGYRHLNNRNLSVFNEFSKQLKGEAKSNPEFQKSMKEFSEKLGVVKEDLKVRTQKTAETISKSVEDVMTEAEATSKKVTANVKEKMSAATEEVKESFGLGKEETSSFRDGSHGTSNHGKTEASSHSDDKSQDATSAYMLFDKLRSTFSSASPVVSGAFAKLKDTRVSALAKQGYEIVKDELSSSSSRKKKNHIRQAYSAAVEKSTRTDIVIVPTKKSVVGEKWEAIKNKMRGHPVYKRVNEYTKPVVTKVNEYTKPVVTKGQEVAEDVRERWETSDHPVVQKIQDINETIFEETATAASFREIRRRDPSFSLSDFIGDVQEMIKPVLTAYSKGDLKTLKKYCTKEILERCEGERKGYASQGMFFDHKILHISDADVRETKMLGSAPIILVMFRTQEIHCIRDKEGQVTEGGQDSIRTVYYQWAMQLMDSDELPEEESYYAVWRLREMHQLGVKALI, from the exons ATGGCGACCTCGACGCTGCTGCGTGCTCTGAGGCGGCCCTCCTCGGTGGCCGCGCTGCGATTG GCAACGACTGCCAATGTGCAAGCCGTTACTGGATACAGGCATCTGAATAATCGGAATCTAAGTGTTTTCAACGAGTTCTCAAAGCAGCTGAAGGGTGAGGCTAAGAG TAATCCTGAATTCCAGAAATCCATGAAGGAGTTCAGTGAGAAACTTGGTGTGGTAAAGGAAGATCTCAAAGTAAG AACTCAGAAAACAGCCGAGACAATTTCCAAGAGTGTTGAAGATGTTATGACTGAAGCTGAGGCAACATCCAAAAAG GTTACTGCAAATGTTAAAGAAAAAATGTCTGCTGCTACAGAAGAG GTGAAGGAAAGCTTTGGACTAGGAAAGGAAGAAACTTCAAGCTTCAGAGATGGTTCACATGGAACTTCAAATCACGGGAAAACTGAGGCGTCCTCACATTCAGATGACAAGTCCCAAGATGCCACAAGTGCCTATATGTTGTTTGATAAATTAAGGTCAACATTTTCATCAGCTTCACCAGTTGTGTCTGGTGCATTTGCAAAATTGAAGGACACAAGAGTCTCAGCTTTAGCTAAGCAGGGATATGAAATTGTCAAAGATGAACTAAGCTCTAGCTCTAGCAGAAAAAAGAAAAACCATATTAGGCAAGCTTATTCTGCAGCTGTAGAGAAGAGTACAAGAACTGATATAGTTATTGTACCAACAAAGAAGTCAGTGGTGGGTGAAAAATGGGAAGCAATCAAGAATAAG ATGCGAGGTCATCCAGTCTATAAGAGGGTGAACGAGTACACCAAACCTGTCGTAACAAAGGTGAACGAGTACACCAAACCTGTCGTAACAAAGGGACAAGAG GTAGCTGAGGATGTCCGAGAAAGATGGGAGACAAGTGACCATCCAGTAGTTCAGAAAATTCAAGA TATTAATGAAACTATTTTTGAAGAGACCGCTACTGCAGCATCTTTCAGGGAAATTCGGCGACGTGACCC ATCCTTTTCATTATCCGATTTTATTGGTGATGTTCAAGAAATGATCAAGCCTGTTCTTACCGCATATTCAAAG GGTGATCTGAAGACTTTAAAAAAGTACTGCACCAAGGAAATACTTGAACGATGCGAAGGAGAGAGGAAAGGATATGCATCACAAGGCATGTTTTTTGATCACAAG ATTCTTCACATATCTGATGCCGACGTAAGGGAAACAAAGATGTTGGGATCAGCACCCATCATTCTCGTGATG TTCCGAACACAGGAGATTCATTGTATTCGTGATAAAGAAGGACAAGTAACAGAAGGAGGACAG GATTCCATTCGCACCGTCTACTATCAATGGGCAATGCAACTCATGGACAGCGATGAGTTGCCAGAAGAAGAATCATACTATGCAGTTTGGCGGTTGCGTGAGATGCATCAGCTTGGTGTCAAGGCTCTTATATAG
- the LOC123044141 gene encoding heavy metal-associated isoprenylated plant protein 23, with protein sequence MGVGGTLEYLSGLLGGGGGHGHGHGHGNRRRRKQMQTVELKVSMDCEGCERKVKNALSSMKGVRSVNINRKQQKVTVAGYVEASKVLRKAQSTGKKAEIWPYVPYSQVSQPYVAGTYDKRAPAGYVRSQEPGYGNVSGQVSRQDDQLTDMFNDDNANSCAVM encoded by the exons ATGGGAGTGGGGGGCACCTTGGAGTACCTGTCCGGGCTGCTGGGGGGCGgtggaggccatggccatggccacggccacggcaacaggaggaggaggaagcagatgCAGACGGTGGAGCTCAAGGTCAGCATGGACTGCGAGGGGTGCGAGCGCAAGGTCAAGAACGCCCTCTCCTCCATGAAAG GGGTCCGATCAGTGAACATCAACAGGAAGCAGCAGAAGGTGACGGTGGCGGGGTACGTGGAGGCCAGCAAGGTGCTGAGGAAGGCGCAGTCCACGGGGAAGAAGGCCGAGATCTGGCCCTACGTGCCCTACAGCCAGGTCAGCCAGCCCTACGTCGCCGGCACCTACGACAAGCGGGCCCCCGCCGGCTACGTCAGGAGCCAGGAGCCCGGCTACGGCAACGTGTCCGGCCAGGTCAGCAGGCAGGACGACCAGCTCACCGACATGTTCAACGACGACAACGCCAACTCCTGCGCCGTCATGTGA